The Podospora pseudopauciseta strain CBS 411.78 chromosome 2 map unlocalized CBS411.78m_2, whole genome shotgun sequence genome has a window encoding:
- a CDS encoding uncharacterized protein (EggNog:ENOG503PPGX; COG:G) has product MAWIRKALPRRTIQASAKSTVTASASTSDCNLASVQASVAACAAVADLTAGLDFVFDRLGDEGDPGDELQYHLDQLCQQAERYTNSSLQDNAGEEWSCSPGTGELIRAACQCAVMVYDQTQPMGVKGFDIEPVLHRSPSSMGTVKAYSMWKIPFTPIPGWSGKTLVVSIRGTATVMDHMVNMNGKPKDASTLFKILSKGQRVNVQSHAGFLGCAQDMIPTVTADIRQQLLADEKIRNIVFTGHSAGGAVASLVFLHFLFQQSPDPWISNCKPSLITFGSPPVTSISLTDICKDSSSVGVLLSIVNEYDMISRADGPYLQSVVDLYRSRHGLPPVFNSSAATAERDSKSWPLRLPTFHLLGDIVVLKLHLVDLPSVQGDDALSQASTIVVTTLKAVKVSPKEFAKLLFCDISTHRRKAYIERMEMLATQFWDNSSSLNTGLGELVLGTSVLKFRN; this is encoded by the exons ATGGCGTGGATTCGAAAGGCTTTGCCGCGGCGCACTATCCAAGCATCTGCAAAGTCCACTGTCACTGCATCGGCTTCAACGTCGGACTGTAACTTGGCCTCGGTGCAAGCCTCCGTAGCAGCATGCGCTGCGGTGGCCGACCTGACTGCAGGTCTGGACTTTGTGTTTGATCGGCTCGGAGATGAAG GCGATCCTGGAGATGAGCTACAGTATCACCTAGACCAGCTCTGCCAACAAGCGGAGAGGTATACAAACTCCTCCCTGCAGGATAATGCCGGGGAGGAGTGGTCCTG CTCTCCGGGTACTGGCGAGCTTATTAGAGCGGCCTGCCAGTGTGCGGTTATGGTCTACGATCAGACACAACCAATGGGTGTCAAGGGGTTCGATATCGAACCTGTGCTGCACCGTAGCCCGTCCTCGATGGGTACCGTCAAGGCTTACTCAATGTGGAAGATCCCGTTCACCCCGATTCCAGGGTGGAGTGGGAAAACGTTGGTAGTCTCCATTCGAGGAACGGCAACCGTCATGGACCACATGGTGAACATGAATGGGAAGCCCAAGGATGCCAGCACACTTTTC AAGATACTCTCAAAGGGACAGCGGGTCAATGTCCAGTCCCATGCCGGATTCCTCGGCTGTGCTCAGGACATGATACCCACCGTTACCGCAGACATCAGGCAGCAACTGCTTGCAGACGAAAAGATACGCAACATCGTTTTCACTGGCCACTCTGCTGGAGGTGCAGTAGCATCTCTTGTGTTTCTCCACTTTCTATTCCAGCAAAGCCCCGACCCATGGA TTTCCAACTGCAAACCTTCCCTCATCACCTTCGGGTCACCGCCCGTCACCAGCATTAGCCTCACTGACATCTGTAAAGACAGTTCCAGCGTTGGTGTGTTGCTGTCAATAGTCAATGAGTACGACATGATATCCCGAGCAGACGGACCATATCTCCAGTCAGTTGTCGACCTTTATCGATCTCGCCACGGTCTGCCACCGGTTTTCAACAGTtccgcagcaacagcagagcGTGATTCAAAGTCCTGGCCACTCCGTTTGCCAACATTTCATCTTTTGGGAGACATCGTTGTGCTCAAGCTGCATCTCGTCGACCTACCGTCCGTCCAGGGGGACGATGCGCTTTCGCAGGCGTCCACAATCGTGGTAACGACACTCAAGGCGGTCAAGGTATCACCAAAGGAATTTGCAAAGTTGTTGTTCTGTGATATTTCGACCCACAGGAGGAAGGCGTACATTGAGCGCATGGAGATGCTGGCGACGCAGTTCTGGGACAATTCCTCATCCTTGAACACAGGTTTAGGTGAACTGGTTCTGGGAACATCGGTACTAAAATTTAGAAATTGA
- a CDS encoding uncharacterized protein (EggNog:ENOG503P1QB; COG:S) — protein MTLACRNTQEVLHNGSKAVLRICINNTINPPYQSARNPEEEPVIPDAAVFDQDNASLPPAHAERLPTVAECAIHLELLETLFHLRQQILQSGDIDKTMGTTPNRQTKTGYNGDTKTFKDDTLESRRQTKWPKFIEFAVVRFLDWRARLAKEGDKGDAFTLPPLDVIMVWHTFLLNPLLFNKHCRTEKLYELPLPWQAIHKCINNGDWSFAPQAEAGADSLSLFELFSTWDSYLADRRSDVKSKLSLASIGTDLFDTTQTDSASNFPSILSSLTSSSTRTRKPQLITREDLKTLPATNPVRAHVEMFLSVDANLARELKAAVLRQNSFIDKMHSHLWIRSPSLQDTLARSLSRYSQFLLLMRRNRGKMMVPTLDIDLAWHTHQCAASGYVQETKKRVGRFVNHDDSIGKGDLDTGSGETRRLWRLQFGGEYHICGCWDCEMLTSEIEKEFKYRGGADDEDETYQIDMQAVAERVDNKVRFYRAVEAARRKGHALPVSRSQKPERVL, from the coding sequence ATGACGCTCGCCTGTCGAAACACTCAAGAAGTCCTTCACAATGGCAGCAAAGCTGTCCTTCGCATTTGCATCAACAATACAATAAACCCACCCTACCAGTCTGCCCGCAACCCTGAAGAGGAACCCGTTATTCCAGACGCCGCCGTATTTGACCAAGACAATGCGTCGCTTCCACCAGCCCACGCTGAACGACTCCCAACCGTCGCTGAGTGCGCCATTCAtctcgagcttctcgagacGCTCTTTCATCTGCGCCAACAAATTCTTCAATCTGGGGATATCGACAAAACGATGGGCACAACTCCAAATCGCCAAACAAAGACAGGGTACAACGGTGACACCAAGACGTTTAAAGATGACACTCTTGAGTCACGCAGGCAAACCAAGTGGCCAAAATTTATCGAGTTTGCCGTCGTTAGGTTTCTGGATTGGCGTGCTCGGCTAGCCAAGGAGGGTGATAAGGGTGATGCGTTTACACTCCCACCGCTCGACGTCATTATGGTGTGGCACACGTTCCTACTGAACCCGCTGTTGTTCAACAAGCACTGCCGCACCGAGAAGCTTTACGAGCTTCCATTGCCGTGGCAAGCCATCCACAAGTGCATCAACAACGGGGACTGGTCTTTTGCCCCCCAGGCAGAAGCTGGTGCTGATTCCCTCAGCTTGTTTGAACTCTTTTCCACCTGGGACTCGTATCTGGCAGACCGAAGAAGCGATGTCAAGTCCAAACTCAGCCTTGCGTCGATAGGGACAGACTTGTTCGACACGACCCAGACAGACTCAGCCTCCAACTTCCCTTCAATTTTGAGCTCTCTAACGTCGTCATCGACCAGAACTCGAAAGCCACAACTTATAACGAGGGAGGATCTGAAGACCCTACCAGCAACAAACCCAGTCCGCGCCCACGTTGAGATGTTCCTCTCCGTTGATGCCAACCTCGCTCGAGAGCTCAAGGCTGCAGTATTGCGCCAGAACTCCTTTATCGACAAAATGCACTCTCACCTATGGATACGCAGCCCCTCTCTTCAGGACACACTCGCTCGATCACTCTCACGCTACTCACAATTCCTGCTTTTGATGAGGCGAAACCGTGGAAAGATGATGGTTCCCACGCTTGACATTGATTTAGCATGGCACACACATCAATGTGCGGCATCCGGATATGTCCAAGAGACCAAGAAGAGAGTGGGGAGGTTCGTCAACCACGATGACAGTATTGGGAAAGGGGACTTGGACACGGGGTCCGGAGAGACTAGACGGCTGTGGCGGCTCCAATTTGGCGGCGAGTATCATatttgtggttgttgggattgTGAGATGCTGACAAGTGAGATCGAGAAGGAGTTCAAGTACCGTGGTGGagccgatgacgaggatgaaaCATATCAAATTGACATGCAGGCAGTGGCAGAGAGAGTTGACAACAAGGTAAGGTTTTATCGTGCGGTTGAGGCAGCTAGGAGGAAGGGTCATGCACTTCCGGTCTCGAGGTCACAAAAACCCGAAAGAGTGTTATAG
- a CDS encoding uncharacterized protein (EggNog:ENOG503PY2A) — protein MAEEVQVIYDHLIAHSVFSAFILFLTILGLRNRTALATLRLLSVIPYTISAALAARLYVAIRNRHYPRDFQLYLDRLNASYGILAIVGVFSAVWTFLMWILLGCIKRKAPGKERRRSSLYLYVLVTDLMVAGSLIAGVAVSSTFVPWNMNHCSQPSYQNSKFISGIRVAYRDNDNWTACRRGIAIHVMAAVTIVLVLAQGILLLPWVNLPNAIRYAIYLTIRIVRKTSKQTDIELGKVKRRDQDLTDEISKQIEQHPHYSDLISVIKDKSQDFVIAQHLEMLAKICCGENKSQCWACDAIICKDCMAMVKGIPVPRTRCHITGCYAICTSCYLVKGSSKPAAFSAAFNPTNLSLQHDKCSLKQTNTIQEAVNLCQGCSQLQPDRIREIREEREQNMLAKTLVRRVLCATCEKPLPKKKRRWWICGSGDHECHWAGHEVPQ, from the exons ATGGCTGAAGAAGTCCAAGTGATCTACGATCACCTCATTGCACACTCTGTGTTTTCAGCCTTCATATTATTTCTTACAATTCTGGGCCTACGGAATCGGACCGCCCTTGCTACACTCAGACTTCTGAGTGTAATCCCCTACACAATTTCAGCAGCGTTGGCAGCAAGATTATACGTTGCAATTCGGAACCGGCATTATCCCAGAGACTTTCAATTATACTTGGACCGCCTAAACGCTAGCTATGGTATTTTGGCAATTGTC GGCGTGTTCTCGGCTGTTTGGACATTTCTCATGTGGATTCTCCTGGGATGCATCAAGCGAAAGGCACcaggaaaagagagaagaaggagcagccTCTACCTTTACGTTCTTGTTACCGATCTTATGGTGGCAGGTTCTCTGATAGCTGGGGTTGCCGTCAGTAGCACCTTCGTGCCCTGGAACATGAACCACTGCAGCCAACCATCCTATCAAAATTCCAAATTCATTTCGGGAATCAGGGTTGCATACAGAGACAATGACAACTGGACAGCTTGTCGACGGGGTATCGCAATTCACGTCATGGCAGCGGTGACAAT CGTCCTCGTCCTTGCTCAAGGCATCTTGTTGTTACCCTGGGTTAACCTTCCTAATGCTATCCGCTACGCAATCTATCTAACGATACGTATTGTTAGAAAGACGTCAAAACAAACAGATATCGAGCTCGGAAAGGTGAAAAGGCGAGATCAAGATCTGACGGACGAGATTTCCAAGCAGATTGAACAGCATCCCCACTATTCGGACCTGATCAGCGTTATCAAGGACAAATCGCAAGACTTCGTCATCGCGCAGCATCTCGAGATGTTGGCCAAGATATGCTGCGGCGAAAACAAAAGCCAGTGCTGGGCTTGTGATGCCATCATCTGCAAA GACTGCATGGCGATGGTCAAAGGAATCCCTGTTCCGCGGACGAGATGCCACATCACTGGTTGCTACGCCATCTGCACGAGCTGCTATCTCGTGAAAGGGTCCTCGAAACCTGCTGCATTCTCAGCTGCCTTCAACCCCACAAATCTTTCCCTGCAGCATGATAAATGTTCTCTGAAACAAACAAATACCATTCAAGAGGCTGTAAATCTGTGCCAGGGATGCTCCCAACTGCAGCCAGACCGGATACGTGAGATcagggaagagagggagcAGAATATGTTGGCCAAGACACTTGTCAGGAGAGTACTCTGTGCAACGTGTGAGAAGCCATTGCCTAAAAAGAAGAGACGGTGGTGGATCTGTGGGTCGGGAGACCATGAGTGTCACTGGGCTGGTCATGAAGTGCCACAGTGA